Proteins from a single region of Edaphobacter bradus:
- a CDS encoding HD domain-containing phosphohydrolase has product MRLWFPISTVVYAGTGTINYMVQTSASFRRGLSNTDGSISLSEIISALSYALDLTEGAVLGHALRSCLLGMRIAAELKLTAEATSSLYFALLLKDVGRSSNANTSTTHEIVLQCDRGAGIVTKLGLGAAAAEAVRSIEEHWDGGGHPDALKGGEIPLLSRICAVAQHLDVFSGECGVEKAIHTLIERSGTWFDPELVRVAVSLHRRGVLWNHCLPSDSQDDTRRAVLDLDAGTRHTLEGGRIDQICEAFADVVDAKSHFTFRHSMGVADAAYGIAREMGLAPERVQLVRRAALLHDIGKLSVPNTILDKATYLDEFEWESVYQHPGLTRQILERIGPFREMAIIAGEHHEKLDGTGYPNRLMRADLSLESRIVAVADVYGALSEDRPYRTGLDLRQIVSILTKLAPRKLDPDCVDALLRIIAEEPAAGLIPIPVGNVPQLCA; this is encoded by the coding sequence TTGCGGCTGTGGTTCCCAATCTCGACGGTGGTGTACGCCGGAACTGGAACGATTAATTACATGGTTCAAACCTCGGCCTCCTTTCGGCGCGGCCTCTCGAACACAGACGGTTCGATCTCACTGTCGGAGATTATCTCCGCTCTCTCCTATGCGCTTGACCTGACCGAGGGAGCGGTTCTGGGGCATGCTCTGCGGAGCTGCCTTCTCGGAATGCGAATCGCTGCCGAGTTGAAGCTGACGGCCGAGGCGACCAGCAGCCTCTACTTTGCGCTGCTCTTGAAGGACGTCGGCCGCAGCAGCAACGCCAACACCAGCACGACGCACGAGATCGTGCTGCAATGCGACCGAGGTGCTGGCATCGTCACCAAACTAGGCCTCGGTGCGGCAGCCGCCGAAGCCGTTCGCAGTATCGAGGAACACTGGGACGGCGGAGGGCATCCCGACGCGTTGAAGGGCGGGGAGATTCCTTTGCTCTCTCGCATCTGCGCCGTAGCCCAGCATCTCGATGTCTTCTCCGGTGAGTGCGGCGTCGAGAAGGCGATCCATACGCTTATCGAGCGCAGCGGAACGTGGTTTGATCCGGAGTTGGTGCGAGTCGCGGTCTCTCTGCACCGGCGTGGCGTGCTTTGGAACCACTGTCTGCCTTCCGACAGCCAGGACGATACGCGGCGAGCGGTGCTTGACCTTGACGCCGGAACCCGGCACACCCTGGAGGGTGGCAGGATTGATCAGATCTGCGAGGCTTTTGCGGACGTCGTGGATGCAAAGTCGCATTTCACTTTCAGGCACTCGATGGGCGTTGCGGATGCGGCCTATGGGATCGCACGCGAGATGGGACTTGCGCCGGAGCGTGTGCAACTGGTCCGCCGTGCGGCGCTTTTGCATGACATTGGCAAGCTCAGCGTGCCGAACACCATTCTGGACAAGGCAACGTATCTGGACGAGTTTGAATGGGAGTCTGTCTACCAGCATCCTGGGCTCACGCGGCAGATTCTCGAGCGCATCGGGCCGTTCCGGGAGATGGCCATCATCGCTGGGGAGCACCACGAAAAGCTCGATGGCACGGGGTATCCGAACCGGCTGATGCGGGCGGACCTTTCGCTGGAGTCGCGCATTGTCGCGGTCGCCGATGTGTATGGAGCCTTGTCGGAGGACCGTCCCTACCGGACGGGACTCGACCTCAGGCAGATCGTCTCGATCCTCACGAAGCTCGCTCCCAGAAAGCTCGATCCAGACTGCGTCGATGCGTTGTTGCGAATTATCGCGGAAGAGCCGGCTGCGGGTCTGATTCCGATACCGGTGGGGAACGTGCCCCAGCTCTGCGCCTGA
- a CDS encoding PQQ-dependent sugar dehydrogenase has translation MISPRRTAPASFLICLYFAIGCSNGSSTSSTTTTMGGSGTSTMQANAGCIGAVQTGSAAFIDYTKETPGACRHLTPADLPQPNTASSVTNGSTLVARVNNQLPQVPSGFTVQQYATGLNNPRLLATAPNGDIFVAEPAANNVVVLRGVDATGKAQSTSTFASGLNALFGIAFYPVGASPQYVYVANVDSVVRFPYQSGDTQARGAAQVVVATLPHNGGHSTRTLAFTSDNRLLVSVGSAGNVTNTDTDTSETNRADVLAYTPDGTFLKIYASGLRNAVGLAVNAAGAVWVSVNERDGLGDNLPPDFVTHIQEGGFYGWPWYYIGANPDPSLPPSHPELAAMTIVPDTLLQPHFAPLQIAFYTGSQFPAIYNGDIFVAAHGSWNRSIRSGYELLRVLLQNGTATGVYEDFMTGFVNADGTVWGRPVGVTVGSDGALYVSDDASNSVWRIAYTGS, from the coding sequence ATGATATCTCCCCGCCGGACTGCCCCAGCATCCTTCCTCATTTGCCTGTACTTCGCCATCGGCTGCAGCAACGGGAGTTCTACCTCGTCTACAACCACCACGATGGGTGGGTCAGGCACGAGCACCATGCAGGCTAACGCTGGGTGCATCGGCGCCGTTCAGACCGGCTCTGCGGCCTTTATCGACTACACCAAAGAGACGCCCGGAGCGTGCCGCCATCTCACGCCGGCTGATCTGCCTCAACCCAACACTGCATCCTCTGTGACGAATGGATCAACTCTAGTGGCCCGCGTCAATAACCAACTCCCTCAGGTGCCCTCCGGATTCACTGTGCAGCAGTACGCTACCGGCCTGAATAATCCCCGACTGCTCGCCACCGCACCCAACGGAGACATCTTCGTCGCCGAACCCGCCGCCAATAACGTTGTCGTACTCCGTGGTGTGGATGCGACGGGCAAGGCACAGTCCACCAGCACCTTTGCGTCGGGACTCAATGCTCTCTTTGGCATTGCCTTTTACCCTGTGGGCGCTAGTCCGCAGTATGTCTACGTCGCCAACGTAGACTCGGTTGTTCGCTTTCCCTATCAAAGCGGGGACACTCAGGCCCGTGGCGCCGCGCAAGTCGTCGTTGCCACCCTTCCCCACAATGGCGGCCACAGCACGCGAACCCTTGCCTTCACCAGCGATAATCGCTTGCTGGTCTCGGTAGGCTCCGCGGGAAACGTCACCAATACCGACACCGACACCTCCGAGACGAACCGCGCCGATGTGCTCGCCTATACGCCGGATGGAACGTTCCTGAAGATCTATGCCTCTGGCCTGCGCAACGCAGTCGGACTTGCGGTGAACGCCGCCGGTGCCGTGTGGGTCTCCGTCAACGAGCGAGACGGACTCGGCGATAACCTGCCGCCCGACTTTGTCACCCACATTCAGGAGGGCGGTTTCTATGGATGGCCGTGGTACTACATCGGCGCCAATCCTGACCCGAGCCTGCCACCCAGTCACCCCGAGCTTGCCGCAATGACGATCGTGCCGGACACGCTTCTTCAGCCTCATTTTGCTCCGCTCCAGATAGCCTTCTACACCGGCTCGCAGTTCCCCGCCATCTACAATGGAGACATCTTCGTCGCAGCGCACGGCTCATGGAATAGATCCATCCGCAGCGGCTACGAACTGTTGCGCGTGCTGCTGCAGAATGGCACCGCGACAGGGGTCTATGAAGACTTCATGACCGGCTTCGTCAATGCCGACGGCACCGTCTGGGGCCGTCCTGTGGGCGTCACTGTTGGCTCCGACGGCGCTCTCTACGTGAGTGACGACGCCTCCAACTCAGTCTGGCGTATCGCTTATACCGGCAGCTAA
- a CDS encoding M23 family metallopeptidase, which translates to MSLKKRYYIMFVSRGEDGTINKVPVPLHYAYIFVAAAVIGMFTITGLAGSYSRMLIKTARFNQLRQDHNALQKDYAHLEQQAHEKDIRAASLGSLASEVSAIYGLTASKLAVPMGKVTGKARSAAVADAVATTPLTETASAMTDDGYYKSVDAFYSLRTSAMNGAAARSLSGLNRPTYSDANPFAGFPGGSGDVAEYVPSLWPVMGPITSSFGERDDPILGNGEGEFHKGLDISAPNGVPVRATADGLIKVAEMSNGYGREVVIDHGHGVETLYGHMSGFAVVSGQTVVRGQVIGYVGHSGRSTGSHLHYEVRIHNTPVNPHKYLRMTLADLGSEAPAAPAIGLAGTKAAGLNR; encoded by the coding sequence ATGAGCCTCAAGAAACGTTATTACATCATGTTCGTCAGCCGCGGCGAAGACGGAACCATCAACAAGGTGCCGGTACCGTTGCATTACGCCTACATCTTTGTGGCGGCTGCGGTGATCGGCATGTTCACGATCACGGGGCTCGCAGGATCATATTCGCGGATGCTGATCAAGACGGCTCGGTTCAACCAACTGCGGCAGGACCACAACGCGCTGCAGAAGGACTACGCGCATCTTGAACAGCAGGCGCATGAGAAAGACATTCGGGCGGCGTCGCTGGGATCGCTGGCAAGCGAAGTTTCCGCCATCTATGGACTGACAGCAAGCAAGCTCGCTGTGCCGATGGGCAAGGTGACGGGCAAGGCGAGGTCGGCTGCGGTGGCTGATGCGGTTGCAACGACGCCGTTGACCGAGACCGCTTCGGCGATGACGGATGACGGCTACTACAAGTCGGTCGATGCGTTTTATTCGTTGCGCACTTCGGCGATGAACGGGGCGGCGGCCCGGAGTCTCTCAGGGCTGAATCGTCCGACCTACTCGGATGCGAATCCATTTGCCGGTTTTCCGGGAGGGTCCGGGGACGTAGCCGAATATGTGCCGTCGCTGTGGCCGGTGATGGGTCCCATTACGAGCAGCTTCGGTGAGCGCGATGATCCGATTCTGGGCAATGGCGAGGGTGAGTTCCACAAGGGACTCGACATCTCGGCCCCGAATGGTGTTCCCGTACGGGCAACCGCAGATGGTTTGATCAAGGTCGCGGAGATGTCCAACGGCTACGGACGCGAGGTGGTCATCGACCACGGACACGGAGTCGAGACGCTGTACGGACACATGTCCGGCTTTGCCGTGGTATCTGGACAGACCGTGGTGCGAGGCCAGGTGATCGGCTACGTAGGGCATAGCGGCCGGTCGACGGGCTCACACCTGCACTACGAGGTGCGTATCCACAACACGCCGGTAAATCCGCATAAGTATCTGCGGATGACGCTCGCAGACCTCGGAAGCGAAGCTCCGGCAGCCCCTGCGATCGGCCTTGCAGGCACGAAGGCGGCTGGACTGAATCGCTAA
- a CDS encoding beta-mannosidase → MEFIGPRTQTILRYNFFVSLWILFCLILLAPMTPAQTAPASRQILPLNTGWQFRQMDTPNAEWRPATVPGDVHLDLLANKVVPDPFYRDNEAKLQWISQAGWEYQTTITATRTILARKHIDLVFDGLDTYAQVYLDGHLLLTADNMFRQWHVDLKPYLKQGANTLHIVFPPPDKVAHERASQDRWSKIIQAADKTYIRRAAYEYGWDWGPTFVTSGIWRPASLSLWDGARIDDLHIRQSDISAAVARLNAQVQITSDIDTAAIIRLTYTQDGKKVATTRTVALHRGDNTIDVPVEISKPALWFPAGYGAHPIYEFTAELSLGAHLVDKRTTRTGLRSVVLERDRDKWGRSFEIVVNGIPIFAKGADVIPFDSFPSRVTTATYRHILQSAVDANMNMIRHWGGGYYESDEFYQICDELGLMVWQDFMFGNEWQPGAYDFKQNVEKEAEYQVTRLRNHPSIVLWCGNNETEISWNWGQVTKIHNALQPESRRRMWEDYLTVFSGILPRTVARLAPETPYWPSSPSADYEDVSDTYASGDMHDWNVWHGRVPFTEYEEHHGRFLTEYGFQSFPQLSTIDAFTLPEDRTSIFTPVMLGHQKNNEGNSLIQDYMLKDYTEPKDFPSFLYASQVLQAEGIKIGAEHHRRERPRTMGSIFWQLNDCWPVASWSSIDYYGNWKALQYYARRFFSPILVSPHIESNALAVYVVDDHTSPAPAHLRVRIMDFSGKVLDDHEQDLKLAPLASKIYYQEPLPGLLSRIGVDASTVFVATDLTIDNHTVSTNLIYLVPTKQIRLPQAEISHAIARDGSAYTLTLSSKVLARGVYVTFGSSKVEVSDNYLNLLPNTPQTITLQTSASLEDLNKSLRIVSLVDAFPQQQQAKR, encoded by the coding sequence ATGGAATTTATCGGCCCCCGCACCCAGACAATCCTGCGCTACAACTTTTTTGTCTCTCTCTGGATTCTCTTTTGTCTGATCCTCCTCGCACCTATGACACCCGCACAGACCGCTCCGGCGAGCCGACAGATCCTCCCGCTGAACACGGGCTGGCAGTTCCGTCAGATGGACACCCCGAACGCCGAGTGGCGTCCAGCCACTGTCCCCGGCGATGTTCACCTCGACCTGCTGGCGAACAAGGTAGTCCCCGATCCGTTTTACCGCGACAATGAAGCCAAGCTGCAGTGGATCAGCCAGGCCGGCTGGGAGTACCAGACGACCATCACGGCAACACGCACGATCCTCGCCCGCAAACACATCGACCTGGTCTTCGACGGCCTCGACACCTATGCCCAGGTCTACCTCGACGGCCATCTCCTGCTCACCGCCGACAACATGTTTCGCCAATGGCATGTTGACCTGAAGCCTTATCTCAAGCAGGGCGCCAACACTCTCCACATCGTCTTTCCTCCGCCCGACAAGGTCGCGCACGAACGCGCCTCGCAGGACAGGTGGAGCAAGATCATCCAAGCCGCGGACAAGACCTACATCCGCCGCGCAGCCTACGAATACGGTTGGGACTGGGGGCCGACCTTCGTCACCAGCGGCATCTGGCGCCCGGCCTCGCTCAGCCTGTGGGACGGCGCACGCATCGACGACCTCCACATCCGCCAGAGCGACATCTCCGCGGCGGTCGCGCGACTCAACGCGCAGGTGCAGATCACCTCAGACATCGACACCGCCGCAATCATCCGTCTCACCTACACGCAGGACGGGAAGAAGGTTGCGACGACACGCACGGTCGCGCTCCACCGCGGCGACAACACCATCGATGTCCCCGTCGAAATCTCCAAGCCTGCTCTCTGGTTTCCCGCAGGGTACGGAGCACACCCAATCTACGAGTTCACCGCAGAACTCAGTCTTGGAGCGCATCTCGTCGATAAGCGCACGACCCGCACCGGTCTGCGTTCCGTCGTGCTCGAGCGCGACCGCGACAAGTGGGGCCGCTCGTTTGAGATTGTGGTGAACGGAATCCCCATCTTCGCCAAGGGAGCGGACGTCATCCCCTTCGACTCCTTTCCCTCACGCGTCACAACGGCAACCTACCGCCACATCCTGCAGTCCGCCGTCGATGCCAACATGAACATGATCCGCCACTGGGGCGGCGGCTACTACGAGTCCGACGAGTTCTACCAGATCTGCGACGAGCTCGGCCTGATGGTCTGGCAGGACTTTATGTTCGGCAACGAGTGGCAGCCCGGCGCCTACGACTTCAAGCAGAACGTCGAAAAGGAAGCTGAGTACCAGGTCACCCGCCTGCGCAATCATCCCTCCATCGTCCTCTGGTGCGGTAACAATGAAACTGAGATCTCGTGGAATTGGGGACAGGTCACGAAGATCCACAACGCTCTTCAGCCCGAATCCCGGCGCCGCATGTGGGAGGACTACCTCACCGTCTTCAGCGGCATCCTGCCCCGCACCGTCGCCCGCCTCGCGCCCGAGACTCCCTACTGGCCCAGCTCCCCCAGCGCCGACTACGAGGACGTCTCCGACACCTACGCCTCCGGCGACATGCACGACTGGAACGTCTGGCACGGCCGCGTCCCCTTCACCGAGTACGAGGAGCATCACGGCCGCTTCCTCACCGAGTACGGCTTCCAGTCCTTCCCCCAGTTGAGCACCATCGACGCCTTCACGCTGCCCGAAGACCGCACCAGCATCTTCACCCCCGTCATGCTTGGTCACCAGAAGAACAACGAGGGCAACTCGCTCATCCAGGACTACATGCTCAAGGACTACACCGAGCCGAAGGACTTCCCGTCCTTCCTCTACGCCAGCCAGGTCCTGCAGGCCGAAGGCATCAAGATCGGCGCCGAGCACCACCGCCGCGAACGCCCGCGCACCATGGGCTCCATCTTCTGGCAGCTCAACGACTGCTGGCCCGTCGCGTCGTGGTCCAGCATCGACTACTACGGCAACTGGAAGGCGCTCCAGTACTACGCGCGCCGCTTCTTCAGCCCTATCCTCGTCTCGCCGCACATTGAAAGCAACGCACTCGCAGTCTACGTCGTGGACGATCACACATCACCGGCCCCCGCGCATCTTCGCGTGCGCATCATGGACTTCAGCGGCAAGGTCCTTGACGATCACGAGCAGGACCTGAAGCTCGCCCCGCTCGCCAGCAAGATCTACTATCAGGAACCGCTGCCCGGGCTTCTGAGCAGGATTGGCGTCGATGCCTCGACGGTCTTCGTGGCCACCGACCTCACCATCGACAACCACACCGTCTCGACCAACCTCATCTACCTCGTTCCCACAAAACAGATACGTCTCCCACAGGCAGAGATCTCCCATGCCATCGCAAGAGACGGCTCTGCCTACACCCTCACGCTGTCCTCAAAGGTTCTTGCCCGCGGCGTCTACGTCACCTTTGGCTCAAGCAAGGTCGAGGTCTCTGACAACTACCTCAACCTTCTGCCCAACACCCCGCAGACCATCACCCTGCAAACCTCTGCGTCGCTCGAAGACCTCAACAAGAGCCTACGCATCGTCTCGCTCGTCGACGCCTTCCCGCAGCAGCAGCAGGCTAAACGCTAG
- a CDS encoding PQQ-dependent sugar dehydrogenase, producing the protein MRYGTPLLALSLLPVTLAAQTNTGSSSFHDWTQEKPGVRWKTIVSDLPEPNEAESVDNGPTLVPRPDGAWPEAPAGFKVQLYVDGGFKQPRLIRTAPNGDLFVADSEAGEIVVLRGLTPDGKAATKETFATGLDHPFGIAFYPLGPNPKWVYVANTTSVVRFAYKNGDLKASGQPETIVPTLPGYAQLRGGGHWTRDVVFSKDGRRMFISVGSASNVDDTDNNPNEFHRADVLEYSPEGKFVKIYASGLRNCVGEAINPITGQLWCSTNERDRLGDNLVPDYITSVKEDGFYGWPWWYMGPHQDPRHAGKHPELKDKVIVPDVLLQSHFASLEMLFYNGKQFPSDYTGDAFAAEHGSWNRAHRAGYEVIRVPMKNGHATGEYEDFLTGFVTPDGKVWGRPVGVTVANDGSLFVTDDATRSVWHVIYTGK; encoded by the coding sequence ATGCGCTACGGGACCCCGCTGCTCGCTCTCTCGCTGTTACCTGTTACTCTCGCCGCCCAGACAAACACCGGCTCGTCATCCTTTCACGATTGGACGCAGGAGAAGCCCGGCGTCCGCTGGAAGACCATCGTCAGCGATCTGCCCGAGCCGAACGAGGCCGAGTCGGTCGATAACGGCCCCACACTCGTGCCGCGTCCGGATGGCGCGTGGCCGGAGGCTCCTGCCGGCTTCAAAGTGCAGCTCTACGTCGACGGCGGGTTCAAGCAGCCGCGTCTGATTCGTACCGCGCCGAATGGCGATCTCTTCGTCGCCGACAGCGAGGCGGGCGAAATCGTTGTGCTGCGCGGCTTGACTCCGGATGGAAAGGCAGCCACGAAGGAAACCTTTGCTACCGGTCTTGATCACCCGTTCGGCATTGCCTTCTATCCGCTCGGGCCCAACCCGAAGTGGGTCTACGTCGCCAATACGACCTCCGTCGTCCGCTTCGCCTATAAGAACGGCGACCTCAAGGCCTCGGGCCAACCCGAGACGATCGTCCCGACATTGCCTGGCTATGCTCAGCTTCGCGGCGGCGGGCACTGGACCCGCGATGTTGTCTTCTCGAAAGACGGCCGCCGCATGTTCATCTCCGTCGGCTCGGCCTCCAACGTCGACGACACCGACAACAACCCTAACGAGTTTCACCGCGCGGATGTCCTCGAGTATTCTCCCGAAGGCAAGTTCGTGAAGATCTATGCGAGCGGCCTCCGCAACTGCGTCGGCGAGGCGATCAACCCCATCACGGGCCAGCTCTGGTGCTCCACCAACGAGCGCGACCGGCTTGGCGACAACCTCGTGCCGGACTACATCACCAGCGTCAAAGAGGACGGATTCTACGGCTGGCCGTGGTGGTACATGGGTCCGCACCAGGACCCACGCCACGCAGGCAAGCATCCTGAGCTGAAGGACAAGGTCATTGTTCCCGACGTCCTGTTGCAGTCCCACTTCGCATCGCTTGAGATGCTCTTCTACAACGGCAAGCAGTTTCCCTCCGACTACACCGGAGACGCCTTCGCTGCCGAGCACGGGAGCTGGAACCGAGCCCACCGCGCTGGTTATGAGGTCATCCGCGTGCCGATGAAGAACGGCCATGCCACCGGCGAGTATGAGGACTTCTTGACCGGCTTTGTCACCCCCGATGGCAAGGTGTGGGGGCGCCCGGTAGGCGTTACCGTCGCCAATGACGGCTCGCTCTTCGTGACCGACGACGCAACGCGGAGCGTCTGGCACGTGATCTACACCGGCAAATAG